Genomic DNA from Triplophysa rosa linkage group LG6, Trosa_1v2, whole genome shotgun sequence:
TTCACTTAAAACGTCTTCTCAGCTAGAGCAATacctgtatatttttatatttcttatatacagtatctcacaggaGTACACccttcacatttttgtaaatattttattatatcttttcatgtgactgaagaaatgacactttgctacaatgtaaagtagtgagtgtacagcttgtacaacagtgtaaatttgctgtccccacAAAATAACtccacacacagccattaatgtctaagcCGCTGACAACAAAAGtcagtacacccctaagtgaaaatgtccaaattgggcccagtgtcaatattttgtgtggccacccttattttccagcactgccttaaccctcttgggcatggagttcaccagagcttcacaggttgccactggagtcctcttccactcctccatgacaaCATTgtggagctggtggatgttagagaccttgcgctcctccaccttccgtttgaggatgccccacagatgctcaatagagtttaggtcttcacctttaccctcagcttctttagcaaggcagtggttgtcttggaggtgtgtttggggttgttatgttggaatactgccctgcggtcCAGTCTatgaagggaggggatcattctttgcttcagtatgtcacagtacatgatggcattcatggttccctcaatgaactgtagctctccagtgccggcagcactcatgcagccccagaccatgacactcccaccaccatgcttgactgtaggcaagacacacttgtctttgtactcctcacctggttgctgccacacacgcttgacaccatctgaacctaataagtttatcttggtttcatcagaccacaggacatggttccagtaatcatgtccttagtctgcttgtcttcagcaactGTTTGCGAGATTTCTTGTGCATCCTCTTTAGTAGAGGCTTTCTTCTGGgatgacagccatgcagaccaatttgatgcagtgtgcggcgtatggtctgagcactgacaggctgacccatttcccaaagacaacctctggatatgacgatgagcacgtgcactcaacttctttggtcgaccatggtgagggcctgttctgagtggaacctgtcctgttaaaccgctgtatggtcttgaccaccatgctgcagctcagtttaaGGGtcatcttcttatagcctatgcaatctttatgtagagcaacaattctttttttcagatcctcaaagagttctttgccatgaggtgccatgttgaacttccagtaaCAAGTATGACAGAGTGAGAGATAACAcaaaatttaacacacctgctccccattcacacctgagaccttgtaacactaacgaaTCGAATGACACCTGgaagggaaaatggctaattgggcccaatttggacattttcacttagggggtgtactcacttttgttgccagcggtttagacatcaatggctgtgtgttgagttattttgaggggacagcaaatgtacactgttatacaagctgtacactcactgctttacattgtagcaaagtgtgaTTTCTCAAGTgctgtcacatgaaaagattagtgctgtcaattgattaaaaaaattcatcggattaatcacacattttctgtgattaatcatgattaatcgcacataacaataatattttaaaatatacttttacatttgaataacttcacatttaatcttcaaattgatgtagaaacaacatatttctttaacagcgtcattttatgaatgaaagaaaacattttgatattaactgatgtctctattaaattgattattttaacattaattatagccattcaacaatataattgagagctatcatgaaatatacagaaattgaaggaagttctcaaacactttacagtctttaatcctaaattataaattaaatgcagaataattctcattaaagctacaaaatcacattgatttcttcttttattttgttctttgattaacattagtgacaggagtcacagcagcacgttttagaacgtggcccctttaagagctgtctcattacgcagatctgaccgtcaccgcactcccattttcacaactctttgcattcatttaagattttattttacactttgaagtcttgcttaagaaaatgctagacaaaacgggctttctgacataatcttgtatggttttatccattcaagcacgaaagagaacttaacacggatgcgctgtctgacagagattcaccgacgcagccttcagcccgttacggtttacaccagactggacctcgcgttgcgttttgccacgtcccacagtttagaagctatctatcttcattgaacgcgtcaaagcaactgtttaaaatcgcgcttaagtggtttaaaagcctgtacaggAATAAGagtgtgattacataatgtaatgctagacaaagaatgtcaaaacaaacggatgctgcgttaattgcgttaaatatttttcacgcgttaatttgaaaaaaataatcgcaTGTGTTAACGCGTTaatgttgacagccctagaaaagatataataaaatatttacaaaaatgtgaggggtgtactcacttctgtgagatactgtatgtacagtatattggttATATATTGGATTATCTGCTACTGTACAAATTAAAAGGGAATATTTTCCTGattaaatatttctttaatgtaatgtcacaatttataaaaaaattcaggtAAGCAAATGAACATGAAAAAGTGCAGAATTCCATTTCAAAGTCTTATTTTGCTGcacatttttcattaaatagtcaggtttgatatttatttaaatgtagcgAAACAATTTTCAGCATTTTGCAATAGAAGTTGTAACACTATTTGCTGCAACTGGACTTTATTATTACTTTACATAATACATGCTAAACACTTTTCTCTAAATCAAAATCAAGTCAGAACAATACCTCTTCATGTATTTGATGACCAGGTAGAGTTTCTCCAGATCTTTATCTTCCACAAGATCTGTGCAGTACTTCACCACCTGGAGTATGTCCTCCTCCATTGGTTCTAAAAAGATTAAGCACACAAGTAACACAAGTTAAAGCCGATATACAGTGTAAATATGCATTGCTATGCAAATTGCTTGACTTGAAGTCTGCAGATCCTGTTCTGCCCTACCTGAGATGGTGGTGACCCATTCATGAAGCAAAGTTCTGATGTCACTAAAATCAAAAGCTCCAGCTAGGGTTGGGACCGGGCGGGGATTAAATTTCGACAATATCTTTGGGGCATCTGTGCTCGGAGAGGACGTGCACCGTACATTTTCAGTCTACCAAGCAGAAAATGAATAGAAGACTTTACAGAAGAatcaataatgaataaatatctATTTGTCatcaaaataatgtatttataaatgtgaaataataaaaaaggctTACTTTGAGGCCTTGATTGTTGATTGGCAGAGAAACCATTTTGGAGGGGCTGGATTTGGCAGGACTGTTTCCAGTTTGTAACAGTTTTTTTAGTGGACTGGGACCGTTTTTGGCAGGACTCGCATTTTTCCTCTTGTAGCGCCGCTTGGTTTTCCCTACTGCAGGCTGCTTTAGTTGAGGAAATAGTTTTTTCTGTTCCACTACAAAATGTTGGAAAAAAGGGTCAGACCGTTTTCTTCCTTTGAGGAATAATCTGTGTGGTACAACTAGATTAATAATTTTTACTGACCAGCAGCACTTTGAGCTtgagcattttttttgttcctATAAGCAGAGCACAGCTCCTCCTGTAGCTCTTTGGGAAGTGCTGCAAACACATCTGGGTCTACCTGTTGGAAGCCAAGCCAAATTGCTTGATATATgaaataaaggttttaaatagcagttcacccaaaaatcaactgtgtgtgattttttactcatcCACATgaagttaaacatgtttagagaacttctggcgtcttcggagcacaaatagagatatttaggtgacatccgagagattcccaggcctcctcatagacatcatggtgtcagtttttgccaaggtccagaagagtactaaagacatcgttaaattggtccatccgctcatagtggctcagttgaattttttgaaGCGTcaagaatgctttatgtgcgaaaaacaaaccaaaatacagactttaatcaatatattctcctctgtcttgtcagtgtatggcgcgcgttcacgagagcacttttTCTCAGTCTTCTTCTTGGACGAGAGCACTTCAAAAGTAGACAGGTTTGTGCGCCGAACGCCGCATGGGGCTTGCCGCTATTGGATGCCGGCGCTCTGACTCACAAcgcggaagcgcaactctgtgtttacacacacaagacgaagaagtgctctcgtgaacacgcgccatacactgacaagacagaggagaatatatcgattaaagtcggtattttggtttgtttttcgcacataaagcattctcctcgcttcaaaaaaattcaactgagccactatgagcggatggaccaatttaacgatgtctttagtacttttctggaccttggcaaaaactgacaccatgatgtctatgaggagaactggaaatctctcggatgtcacctaaatatctttatttgtgctccgaagacgccggaagttctctaaacatgtttaacatcaTGTGGGTGaaacacaaagttgatttttggatgaactatccgtTTAAGTTCTTCTTTCTAAAACTTTATCGTGGAACATACCTGGGAGAAATCAGGTAGCTCCAGTACAATGCCAGTGGTACTTGGTTGTCCTGACTGGTTTGGAATCTGCAGTATAAGGGTGCCAAGCATTGGAGCTGGAGTGGATGTAATTCGAGGTGGCGTTGAGAGATGAAATGAGGTGCTGGGCCGTTCCTCTCTGTGGCTCCAGGACTGCTCCACCTGTTTCCTTAACTCTGCAGGTAACGCTTCTAAAACAGACAGGTCcacctaaaaagaaaaaaaaagaggtGAAACACTGTCAAGTTATTTACTCACACACACGGAGCTACATTAAAGCAAAGAGCTCTTCTAACCTGAGAGGGAGATGGGACCTCAATGCTAAGGTTTAGGGACGTCCTGACATGGTTGGGTGTGCGTGGATTGAGAAGTTCTCCTTTACTCGTCCCAGGTATTGGATCTAGGAGGGTAGAAGGTGGTGATTGGGGAGGGAGAACTCCCTCCTGATTGGACGAGAAAGGTCTGGATGGTGAAGTGTTGGTCAGACCATCTATAATATAGagcaggaaaaatgactttttagATCAGCAGTCTCAGATCAATGTATGCTCTGAATATTCACATATTATATACAGGGCTCTGACCTTGTGCTAGAGATTCTTTATTCTGTCTGTGGACAGGTTGTCTGGCCAGCAGCATGTCTCTAATCGAACGGCCACGAGAAGACCCATGTCCAGATGGGTCTGCGTGTGAACCCTCCAACTGCTGTACCTGCAGCCCCACGCCCCTCATATCCTTCACATCTAACTTCAAGGCATGAAATATCTTAATGGCCTCTGTGGCAATCAGCTGGCCACTGTCTGTGGGATGAGCTAGTAAAACAGATCTGCAAAGTGACAGCAAAAGACCACTCAACATATATTTACATCACAACAAATGAATCACAATTTAAAGTCTGTTACCTGGCAAGGTTGTCACAGATACCATGACCACCATATTTGGCAGGTTCTACCGGAGCTCCAGCTTTCCGCATCATGACCTTCAGAGTGACCCGTCGACCTCTAAGCCCCGCCCCCTCCAACCTCTTCTGCACCTCCATAGACAGGTTAGTAAGAAAAGACTCGGCCTCTTCAACCTAGTAAAGTGTTAGACAAAATGGCAAGCTAATGAGAAAAGTCAACAGATTCTGAACAATAACAATTACAGGACAATTTGAAGTTTCCGTAGTAACTCGGATACTTCTAAACCTGTGTGAACCGAATGTTGTAGTTCATCTCCGCGGACACGGACTTCCTCTCCTTCTCGCTGCGCACAGGTCTGTCGTCCAGCCCTCTGCAAAAGCGGAAAAGGGTCTGACCCGTCCGTGGGCCAAACTCCTTCTGCAGTCGAGATATGGACAACTGCTGCAGGTCCCCACACGTGCTCACACCCAGGGATGCCAGCTTGGAGCTCATTGAGCGACCCACACCTGAAGCCAAAAAGAAATCATAATGCCAAATATGGGGAATTTTAAGCATTACACTTTAAATACGCAGTATGCTTTGTTCTTACCAGGCAAACTGGACACGGGTTGATCTCTGATAAAATCATCCACCTCCTCTGATCTGAGGAAATACTGTCCGTTCGGCTTGGCTTTACGAGTCGCCATCCGAGCAAGGAGGATGTTGGAACCTGATCAGAAAATGACAAAACGCTCTGTGAGCATCggcagatgtatgtgtgctgtaCCCAAGTCCATTTATAAAGGCAGACAACACGCACCCATTCCAACCGAGGCTGAGCAGCCAGTTTTCTCCTTAATGTCTGCACGGATGACCCCAGCCAGTTCATCAGGGGTTACCCCAAGCTCAGCCAGAAGAGCCGTGGCATCCACCAGCACCTCATCGCAACTCAATGCCTCGATGTTATGAGTAAAGCTACAAACAAGAAACCACGATGAACGAAAAGTGATTTGTCTTGGTTTGATAATAAACAGACAACAAATGTTAGATCAGTACCTGGCCAGGGTCTCGTACATGGTCAACGCTACTTCTTTATATGCCTGGAAGTCATATGGCACAGACTCCAGATCAGGGCAAAGCTGCTTAGCCCGGCCAAAAAACATGCCGTTCCGCACACCCGCCTGCCTGTTAGAGAGGGAAACTGCTGCTGCTAGAAACTCCACTATAATTTGTTAGGATAGTAAAAGTATGGCTGTGTATAAACAGACAGTATATACCTGGCCTCATAACTGCAGGAAGCAATTTCAGCCATAGACAGTGCAGTCTGGTCGAGATTCACTCCATTACTGGGAGTCTCCTCAGTCTGGGGCGATGGGGTCATCTCAAAATCACCATCTGTTTTCTCTAAGTGCGCAAAAGGCTTAACGGTTACCAAATTCAAACAGCGCTTTGTATTGTTGTAATACAATGTAGTATTTCAACCAATGCTTTTTGTCAGGGCTCACCTTTTCTAtactgtttctgtttattctgGTAGTATTGAAACTCAAGGTGTGGGTCAGCACCAGGACGCTGTGCAACACGGCCTGGACCACGGTTACTTGTGACGGCAACTGGTTTCCCTGCAGAAACATATTGACCATAAGttgaaagtgatagttcacccaaaaatgaaaattctgtcatcatttactcaccctcttgtcatttcaaacctgtacgactttctcccgcagaacacaaaagaagatattttgaaaaacattggtaaccaaacagcacaagcacccatttacttctattgtatggacacaaaaccaatgcaagtcaatgggtgccggttatcaactttcttcaaaatatcttcttatgtgttctgcagaagaaagaaagtcatacaggtttgaaacgacaagaggctgagtaaataatgacagcatttgcatttctgggtgaactatcacttgaaTGGTTTCACtcaaaaagaaaacatctgTTTAGGGGTTGATGAACAATATACCTTTGAGATCTGGTCGGTGCCTGAGCCCAACTGACACAAAAAAGCAGTCCATATCCACATGCAGGATACAAGACTGACGCGCTTGAGGAGCAGGCATTGAGGAACCTGGGCCGAAAATCGTTTTTTTAGCATATAGtcaaaacaacataaacacacatgctaattttaaacaatacacaaatgcacaaacatTTACCTGAATGGCAATTCGCTTTGAGCTTCCTCAGTTTCTCTTTTCCAGAGAAAACAGCACCACCTGCTGCTCTCCGCCTGGTCTGCAAGGTGTTCACATACTCAGAGAACTCGTTCCGCCATGTAGAAATATGATGTAGCctcgaatgagaaaaaaactctgATAT
This window encodes:
- the rev1 gene encoding DNA repair protein REV1 isoform X1, coding for MSRDGWRKKASEDDGWGGMGGYMAAKVSKLQEQFQKDAPIERQKDGKYSCIFSDVAIYVNGYTDPCADELRRLMMLHGGQFHLYYSRSKTTHIIATNLPNSKIQVLRGEKVVRPEWITDSIKAGRQLSYIQYQLYTKQKGLNFTSMCKRGGQDSVSSRDPAKTSLSLIQSDGVQPSKDILKSTHINHATNSTEQINHQLDIKLNGSYSIISDEDAGSHRMNGIHNEDDDNFCAPLSRGSRGPLLTNGYVHPVNGALKPQDLMEHLPQVVDAESHRPNNPQSGHNEKEQLSNLSCAGSKADLHQRPSVSAAAPVEQHVPYNMQNELQPKPTCNPGTSAETSNLQNQTSKILLNGSYHTTSNSAHADSAVGMQSGSKQAAHGAEAGIISEFFSHSRLHHISTWRNEFSEYVNTLQTRRRAAGGAVFSGKEKLRKLKANCHSGSSMPAPQARQSCILHVDMDCFFVSVGLRHRPDLKGKPVAVTSNRGPGRVAQRPGADPHLEFQYYQNKQKQYRKEKTDGDFEMTPSPQTEETPSNGVNLDQTALSMAEIASCSYEARQAGVRNGMFFGRAKQLCPDLESVPYDFQAYKEVALTMYETLASFTHNIEALSCDEVLVDATALLAELGVTPDELAGVIRADIKEKTGCSASVGMGSNILLARMATRKAKPNGQYFLRSEEVDDFIRDQPVSSLPGVGRSMSSKLASLGVSTCGDLQQLSISRLQKEFGPRTGQTLFRFCRGLDDRPVRSEKERKSVSAEMNYNIRFTQVEEAESFLTNLSMEVQKRLEGAGLRGRRVTLKVMMRKAGAPVEPAKYGGHGICDNLARSVLLAHPTDSGQLIATEAIKIFHALKLDVKDMRGVGLQVQQLEGSHADPSGHGSSRGRSIRDMLLARQPVHRQNKESLAQDGLTNTSPSRPFSSNQEGVLPPQSPPSTLLDPIPGTSKGELLNPRTPNHVRTSLNLSIEVPSPSQVDLSVLEALPAELRKQVEQSWSHREERPSTSFHLSTPPRITSTPAPMLGTLILQIPNQSGQPSTTGIVLELPDFSQVDPDVFAALPKELQEELCSAYRNKKNAQAQSAAVEQKKLFPQLKQPAVGKTKRRYKRKNASPAKNGPSPLKKLLQTGNSPAKSSPSKMVSLPINNQGLKTENVRCTSSPSTDAPKILSKFNPRPVPTLAGAFDFSDIRTLLHEWVTTISEPMEEDILQVVKYCTDLVEDKDLEKLYLVIKYMKRLMQQSSESVWSMAFDFILDNVQVVVQQTYGSTLKIT
- the rev1 gene encoding DNA repair protein REV1 isoform X2 codes for the protein MAAKVSKLQEQFQKDAPIERQKDGKYSCIFSDVAIYVNGYTDPCADELRRLMMLHGGQFHLYYSRSKTTHIIATNLPNSKIQVLRGEKVVRPEWITDSIKAGRQLSYIQYQLYTKQKGLNFTSMCKRGGQDSVSSRDPAKTSLSLIQSDGVQPSKDILKSTHINHATNSTEQINHQLDIKLNGSYSIISDEDAGSHRMNGIHNEDDDNFCAPLSRGSRGPLLTNGYVHPVNGALKPQDLMEHLPQVVDAESHRPNNPQSGHNEKEQLSNLSCAGSKADLHQRPSVSAAAPVEQHVPYNMQNELQPKPTCNPGTSAETSNLQNQTSKILLNGSYHTTSNSAHADSAVGMQSGSKQAAHGAEAGIISEFFSHSRLHHISTWRNEFSEYVNTLQTRRRAAGGAVFSGKEKLRKLKANCHSGSSMPAPQARQSCILHVDMDCFFVSVGLRHRPDLKGKPVAVTSNRGPGRVAQRPGADPHLEFQYYQNKQKQYRKEKTDGDFEMTPSPQTEETPSNGVNLDQTALSMAEIASCSYEARQAGVRNGMFFGRAKQLCPDLESVPYDFQAYKEVALTMYETLASFTHNIEALSCDEVLVDATALLAELGVTPDELAGVIRADIKEKTGCSASVGMGSNILLARMATRKAKPNGQYFLRSEEVDDFIRDQPVSSLPGVGRSMSSKLASLGVSTCGDLQQLSISRLQKEFGPRTGQTLFRFCRGLDDRPVRSEKERKSVSAEMNYNIRFTQVEEAESFLTNLSMEVQKRLEGAGLRGRRVTLKVMMRKAGAPVEPAKYGGHGICDNLARSVLLAHPTDSGQLIATEAIKIFHALKLDVKDMRGVGLQVQQLEGSHADPSGHGSSRGRSIRDMLLARQPVHRQNKESLAQDGLTNTSPSRPFSSNQEGVLPPQSPPSTLLDPIPGTSKGELLNPRTPNHVRTSLNLSIEVPSPSQVDLSVLEALPAELRKQVEQSWSHREERPSTSFHLSTPPRITSTPAPMLGTLILQIPNQSGQPSTTGIVLELPDFSQVDPDVFAALPKELQEELCSAYRNKKNAQAQSAAVEQKKLFPQLKQPAVGKTKRRYKRKNASPAKNGPSPLKKLLQTGNSPAKSSPSKMVSLPINNQGLKTENVRCTSSPSTDAPKILSKFNPRPVPTLAGAFDFSDIRTLLHEWVTTISEPMEEDILQVVKYCTDLVEDKDLEKLYLVIKYMKRLMQQSSESVWSMAFDFILDNVQVVVQQTYGSTLKIT
- the rev1 gene encoding DNA repair protein REV1 isoform X3; translation: MMLHGGQFHLYYSRSKTTHIIATNLPNSKIQVLRGEKVVRPEWITDSIKAGRQLSYIQYQLYTKQKGLNFTSMCKRGGQDSVSSRDPAKTSLSLIQSDGVQPSKDILKSTHINHATNSTEQINHQLDIKLNGSYSIISDEDAGSHRMNGIHNEDDDNFCAPLSRGSRGPLLTNGYVHPVNGALKPQDLMEHLPQVVDAESHRPNNPQSGHNEKEQLSNLSCAGSKADLHQRPSVSAAAPVEQHVPYNMQNELQPKPTCNPGTSAETSNLQNQTSKILLNGSYHTTSNSAHADSAVGMQSGSKQAAHGAEAGIISEFFSHSRLHHISTWRNEFSEYVNTLQTRRRAAGGAVFSGKEKLRKLKANCHSGSSMPAPQARQSCILHVDMDCFFVSVGLRHRPDLKGKPVAVTSNRGPGRVAQRPGADPHLEFQYYQNKQKQYRKEKTDGDFEMTPSPQTEETPSNGVNLDQTALSMAEIASCSYEARQAGVRNGMFFGRAKQLCPDLESVPYDFQAYKEVALTMYETLASFTHNIEALSCDEVLVDATALLAELGVTPDELAGVIRADIKEKTGCSASVGMGSNILLARMATRKAKPNGQYFLRSEEVDDFIRDQPVSSLPGVGRSMSSKLASLGVSTCGDLQQLSISRLQKEFGPRTGQTLFRFCRGLDDRPVRSEKERKSVSAEMNYNIRFTQVEEAESFLTNLSMEVQKRLEGAGLRGRRVTLKVMMRKAGAPVEPAKYGGHGICDNLARSVLLAHPTDSGQLIATEAIKIFHALKLDVKDMRGVGLQVQQLEGSHADPSGHGSSRGRSIRDMLLARQPVHRQNKESLAQDGLTNTSPSRPFSSNQEGVLPPQSPPSTLLDPIPGTSKGELLNPRTPNHVRTSLNLSIEVPSPSQVDLSVLEALPAELRKQVEQSWSHREERPSTSFHLSTPPRITSTPAPMLGTLILQIPNQSGQPSTTGIVLELPDFSQVDPDVFAALPKELQEELCSAYRNKKNAQAQSAAVEQKKLFPQLKQPAVGKTKRRYKRKNASPAKNGPSPLKKLLQTGNSPAKSSPSKMVSLPINNQGLKTENVRCTSSPSTDAPKILSKFNPRPVPTLAGAFDFSDIRTLLHEWVTTISEPMEEDILQVVKYCTDLVEDKDLEKLYLVIKYMKRLMQQSSESVWSMAFDFILDNVQVVVQQTYGSTLKIT